One window of Aspergillus oryzae RIB40 DNA, chromosome 3 genomic DNA carries:
- a CDS encoding uncharacterized protein (predicted protein), with amino-acid sequence MQSGDNQRVIVLANQWLHNLTVQLVFSNLALRDHDVDIAVLREELVNLDHLVLALTQATCIGLSFVVHVPPDLHLDNDGSRFELLSDGLLLCVSLRVPSKRRQVTSDCCFNTTATMSRNLR; translated from the exons ATGCAGAGCGGGGATAATCAAAGGGTCATCGTCCTTGCGAACCAATGGCTTCATAACTTGACTGTTCAGCTTGTCTTTTCTAACCTGGCACTTCGAGATCATGATGTCGATATTGCTGTTCTCCGCGAAGAGCTTGTAAACCTTGACCATCTTGTCCTGGCCCTGACGCAAGCAACGTGCATAGGCCTGTCTTTCGTGGTTCATGTTCCACCAGACCTCCATCTGGATAATGACGGATCCCGATT TGAACTCCTCTCGGACGGCCTCCTTTTGTGTGTGTCATTGAGGGTGCCATCAAAACGAAGACAAGTGACGTCCGACTGCTGCTTCAATACCACGGCAACAATGTCCAGAAACTTGAGATag